In Apilactobacillus bombintestini, one genomic interval encodes:
- a CDS encoding MBL fold metallo-hydrolase: MKITVLGYYGGYPDKGIGTSGYLIQSGNYNLLLDCGSGVLLELEKVLNPLQLDAVLLSHYHSDHIADVGVLQHYWQLAPGQKKEVVLPIYGHNKDEENFKKLDWFDCTKGYQYNPDETLKLGPLHITFKLTKHPVVAYAMRIYDENSKKTLVYTADTRYFDELISFCKDADMLITDTNFYNDKEGTKWHMTSDETGYLAKKANVKKVLISHLPQYGSLDDLLKQTKDAAGDSVDILLPKVRQEILLNN; encoded by the coding sequence ATGAAAATTACTGTATTAGGATATTACGGTGGATACCCGGATAAAGGTATTGGAACTAGTGGATATTTAATTCAAAGTGGCAACTATAATCTATTATTAGATTGTGGTAGTGGTGTATTATTAGAATTAGAAAAAGTATTAAATCCATTACAATTAGATGCAGTATTATTATCACATTATCATAGTGATCATATTGCGGACGTTGGTGTGTTACAACATTATTGGCAATTGGCACCAGGGCAAAAGAAAGAAGTAGTTTTGCCTATTTACGGCCATAATAAAGATGAAGAAAACTTTAAGAAATTAGATTGGTTTGATTGTACTAAGGGATATCAATATAATCCTGATGAAACTTTAAAATTGGGTCCTTTACACATAACATTTAAATTAACTAAACATCCAGTTGTAGCATATGCAATGAGAATATATGATGAAAATAGTAAGAAAACATTAGTATATACCGCAGATACACGTTATTTTGATGAACTTATTTCTTTCTGTAAGGATGCGGATATGTTAATTACAGATACTAATTTCTATAATGATAAAGAAGGTACTAAATGGCATATGACATCCGATGAAACGGGATATCTAGCTAAGAAAGCTAATGTGAAAAAAGTATTAATTAGTCATTTACCACAATATGGAAGCTTAGATGATTTATTGAAACAAACTAAAGATGCTGCTGGAGATTCAGTAGATATATTATTGCCTAAAGTACGACAAGAAATATTACTAAATAATTAA